One Augochlora pura isolate Apur16 chromosome 10, APUR_v2.2.1, whole genome shotgun sequence DNA window includes the following coding sequences:
- the Su(w[a]) gene encoding suppressor of white-apricot isoform X3 encodes MKRLHQALDSETAYSQVAYNYNEEGNGSKVACEDSQSPKQSEGSQEEDQAFVPPPELEIPDGISLPETQKLNAIITKTALFISRQGGQMEILIKAKQANNPQFSFLSIDGRLHPYYRFILDTIKSGKYNPEKQPEKEESEHEEGSSDQDDESYLHPSLAPSFTKIEAAPSIPSIQYKPSADCAYSMLVNKITGKPPPSKVPQLPETPIQPPAPALGYYHPMPGQGYNPYPAPVQYSHGPVVYGPNGQVQSTGPLAIVSVPPSVDMVAVHASTIEPPSPLVPYGSTPQKQLSRPSFIVPPADVQIVIDKMASYVAKNGRDFEAIVKNKGDPRFNFLELSHQYHGYYAHKLTIYEGAINPKVLTEEELLQKQEPLEEKQKKLEELQKKQQRMEEVQKRVKMIQAKKKCDTRTKQVAPGTKQITTVSFSIKKPKDGETGVIEKRSALPLEESDDELDNENKDGNSKPNSPQNSEQNSMPGSDKDAWRSDKKTRNEEKELVDLTDEILEDCQKEIRHKQAEDRIKDKLVAAARDKLAATSRERQLQLERKKKAAAFLSQIQSSVLPKTTGTTVQSTRKDDSDEVHSLPSPTPSPSFEDGKSSDSRTGGNSLMDRLKSADLTGKRSRPRSRSPDGSRSHSDRQKYHKKHKKKKSTHRSSHDSPSSSRSHRSKKSKKSSSKHRSRSRTPSRRHHHSARRKGSNSSYSDSSSP; translated from the exons ATGAAACGACTGCATCAAGCATTGGATTCGGAAACCGCGTATAGTCAGGTAGCGTATAATTACAACGAGGAAGGAAACGGATCGAAAGTCGCATGCGAAGATTCCCAAAGTCCAAAACAGTCCGAGGGTTCCCAAGAAGAGGACCAGGCGTTCGTTCCACCACCCGAGCTGGAAATACCAGACGGTATTTCATTG CCGGAGACACAGAAACTAAATGCCATCATAACAAAAACAGCGTTGTTCATAAGTCGTCAAGGGGGCCAAATGGAGATCTTGATTAAAGCGAAGCAAGCAAACAATCCAcagttttcgtttttatcgatAGACGGACGCCTTCACCCGTATTACAGATTCATACTGGATACGATCAAGAGCGGAAAGTACAATCCCGAAAAGCAGCCTGAAAAAGAGGAATCCG AACACGAAGAAGGATCGTCGGATCAGGATGACGAATCGTATCTGCATCCGAGTCTGGCGCCATCGTTCACCAAGATCGAAGCG GCTCCAAGTATACCCAGCATACAATACAAACCATCCGCTGATTGCGCTTATTCGATGTTGGTGAATAAAATCACGGGGAAACCTCCACCCTCGAAGGTGCCGCAATTACCTGAAACACCTATTCAGCCACCGGCTCCTGCTCTCGGATATTATCATCCTATGCCTGGACAA gGTTACAATCCTTATCCTGCACCAGTACAGTATTCTCACGGTCCTGTGGTGTACGGACCAAACGGACAAGTGCAATCAACAGGTCCACTAGCTATCGTAAGCGTACCTCCGTCTGTTGACATGGTTGCGGTGCACGCATCGACAATAGAGCCACCTTCACCGTTGGTTCCTTATGGGTCCACGCCGCAGAAGCAATTGAGCAGACCTTCGTTCATCGTGCCGCCCGCGGACGTCCAGATAGTCATCGACAAAATGGCCAGTTACGTGGCAAAGAATGGCCGTGACTTCGAAGCGATAGTGAAAAACAAAGGTGACCCGAGGTTCAATTTCCTCGAGCTGTCGCATCAGTATCACGGCTATTACGCGCACAAGCTGACGATCTACGAAGGTGCTATAAATCCAAAGGTCCTTACGGAGGAGGAGTTACTACAGAAACAGGAGCCGCTCGAGGAAAAACAGAAGAAGCTGGAGGAGCTGCAGAAGAAGCAACAACGGATGGAGGAGGTTCAGAAGAGGGTGAAGATGATCCAGGCGAAAAAGAAGTGCGACACGAGGACGAAGCAGGTCGCACCAGGAACCAAGCAGATTACCACAGTGTCGTTTTCGATTAAGAAGCCGAAAGACGGCGAGACTGGGGTGATAGAGAAGAGGAGCGCCCTCCCGTTGGAGGAGAGCGATGACGAGTTGGACAACGAAAATAAAGATGGAAACTCGAAACCCAATTCGCCACAGAACAGTGAGCAGAATTCTATGCCCGGTTCGGACAAGGATGCCTGGCGGTCGGACAAGAAGACGAGGAACGAGGAGAAGGAACTGGTGGACCTCACGGATGAGATTCTCGAAGACTGTCAGAAGGAAATCAGGCACAAGCAAGCCGAGGACAGGATCAAAGACAAGCTGGTCGCAGCGGCGAGGGACAAGCTGGCCGCTACGTCCAGAGAGAGACAGCTTCAATTggagaggaaaaagaaagcTGCAGCATTTCTCAGTCAGATACAGTCTTCCGTATTACCAAAAACAACGGGAACAACAGTTCAATCTACAAGAAAGGACGACTCTGACGAAGTCCACTCACTGCCGTCGCCTACACCTTCTCCGTCTTTTGAAGATGGGAAGTCCTCCGACTCAAGAACCGGTGGTAACTCCTTGATGGACAGATTGAAGAGCGCAGACCTCACTGGCAAAAGGTCAAGGCCTCGGTCGAGGAGTCCTGATGGAAGCCGTAGTCACAGCGATAGGCAAAAGTATCACAAGAAgcacaagaaaaagaaaagcaccCACAGAAG CAGCCACGACAGTCCGAGCAGTTCCCGATCGCATCGGTCCAAGAAGAGCAAGAAATCCTCGTCAAAGCATAGATCCCGATCAAGGACGCCGTCTCGGAGGCACCACCACAGCGCGCGACGAAAGGGAAGCAATTCCTCCTACTCGGATTCGAGCTCGCCTTAA
- the Su(w[a]) gene encoding suppressor of white-apricot isoform X1 yields the protein MAASKSQRWMVDSGILRKKNGEEEPQELLVFGYSCKLFRDDDKAKMIDQGKHLIPWMGDNTLKIDRYDGRGALGDLRIYEPPPGGFDQRTILTEEELKVEQLCDEERYRSLYNSDIDDSVYHEEEMKRLHQALDSETAYSQVAYNYNEEGNGSKVACEDSQSPKQSEGSQEEDQAFVPPPELEIPDGISLPETQKLNAIITKTALFISRQGGQMEILIKAKQANNPQFSFLSIDGRLHPYYRFILDTIKSGKYNPEKQPEKEESEHEEGSSDQDDESYLHPSLAPSFTKIEAAPSIPSIQYKPSADCAYSMLVNKITGKPPPSKVPQLPETPIQPPAPALGYYHPMPGQGYNPYPAPVQYSHGPVVYGPNGQVQSTGPLAIVSVPPSVDMVAVHASTIEPPSPLVPYGSTPQKQLSRPSFIVPPADVQIVIDKMASYVAKNGRDFEAIVKNKGDPRFNFLELSHQYHGYYAHKLTIYEGAINPKVLTEEELLQKQEPLEEKQKKLEELQKKQQRMEEVQKRVKMIQAKKKCDTRTKQVAPGTKQITTVSFSIKKPKDGETGVIEKRSALPLEESDDELDNENKDGNSKPNSPQNSEQNSMPGSDKDAWRSDKKTRNEEKELVDLTDEILEDCQKEIRHKQAEDRIKDKLVAAARDKLAATSRERQLQLERKKKAAAFLSQIQSSVLPKTTGTTVQSTRKDDSDEVHSLPSPTPSPSFEDGKSSDSRTGGNSLMDRLKSADLTGKRSRPRSRSPDGSRSHSDRQKYHKKHKKKKSTHRSSHDSPSSSRSHRSKKSKKSSSKHRSRSRTPSRRHHHSARRKGSNSSYSDSSSP from the exons ATGGCGGCATCGAAAAGTCAGCGTTGGATGGTTGATTCGGGGATCCTACGTAAAAAGAATGGAGAAGAGGAGCCGCAGGAGCTGTTGGTGTTTGGATATAGCtgcaaattatttcgagatGATGACAAGGCGAAAATGATTGATCAAGGAAAGCATTTGATACCATGGATGGGCGATAACACGTTGAAAATAGACAG ATACGATGGACGCGGAGCTCTGGGGGACTTAAGGATATACGAACCACCGCCAGGTGGGTTCGATCAGCGTACTATCCTTACGGAGGAAGAGCTTAAAGTGGAACAGCTATGCGACGAAGAACGGTATCGGTCTCTTTACAACAGCGACATAGACGATTCCGTGTACCATG aAGAGGAAATGAAACGACTGCATCAAGCATTGGATTCGGAAACCGCGTATAGTCAGGTAGCGTATAATTACAACGAGGAAGGAAACGGATCGAAAGTCGCATGCGAAGATTCCCAAAGTCCAAAACAGTCCGAGGGTTCCCAAGAAGAGGACCAGGCGTTCGTTCCACCACCCGAGCTGGAAATACCAGACGGTATTTCATTG CCGGAGACACAGAAACTAAATGCCATCATAACAAAAACAGCGTTGTTCATAAGTCGTCAAGGGGGCCAAATGGAGATCTTGATTAAAGCGAAGCAAGCAAACAATCCAcagttttcgtttttatcgatAGACGGACGCCTTCACCCGTATTACAGATTCATACTGGATACGATCAAGAGCGGAAAGTACAATCCCGAAAAGCAGCCTGAAAAAGAGGAATCCG AACACGAAGAAGGATCGTCGGATCAGGATGACGAATCGTATCTGCATCCGAGTCTGGCGCCATCGTTCACCAAGATCGAAGCG GCTCCAAGTATACCCAGCATACAATACAAACCATCCGCTGATTGCGCTTATTCGATGTTGGTGAATAAAATCACGGGGAAACCTCCACCCTCGAAGGTGCCGCAATTACCTGAAACACCTATTCAGCCACCGGCTCCTGCTCTCGGATATTATCATCCTATGCCTGGACAA gGTTACAATCCTTATCCTGCACCAGTACAGTATTCTCACGGTCCTGTGGTGTACGGACCAAACGGACAAGTGCAATCAACAGGTCCACTAGCTATCGTAAGCGTACCTCCGTCTGTTGACATGGTTGCGGTGCACGCATCGACAATAGAGCCACCTTCACCGTTGGTTCCTTATGGGTCCACGCCGCAGAAGCAATTGAGCAGACCTTCGTTCATCGTGCCGCCCGCGGACGTCCAGATAGTCATCGACAAAATGGCCAGTTACGTGGCAAAGAATGGCCGTGACTTCGAAGCGATAGTGAAAAACAAAGGTGACCCGAGGTTCAATTTCCTCGAGCTGTCGCATCAGTATCACGGCTATTACGCGCACAAGCTGACGATCTACGAAGGTGCTATAAATCCAAAGGTCCTTACGGAGGAGGAGTTACTACAGAAACAGGAGCCGCTCGAGGAAAAACAGAAGAAGCTGGAGGAGCTGCAGAAGAAGCAACAACGGATGGAGGAGGTTCAGAAGAGGGTGAAGATGATCCAGGCGAAAAAGAAGTGCGACACGAGGACGAAGCAGGTCGCACCAGGAACCAAGCAGATTACCACAGTGTCGTTTTCGATTAAGAAGCCGAAAGACGGCGAGACTGGGGTGATAGAGAAGAGGAGCGCCCTCCCGTTGGAGGAGAGCGATGACGAGTTGGACAACGAAAATAAAGATGGAAACTCGAAACCCAATTCGCCACAGAACAGTGAGCAGAATTCTATGCCCGGTTCGGACAAGGATGCCTGGCGGTCGGACAAGAAGACGAGGAACGAGGAGAAGGAACTGGTGGACCTCACGGATGAGATTCTCGAAGACTGTCAGAAGGAAATCAGGCACAAGCAAGCCGAGGACAGGATCAAAGACAAGCTGGTCGCAGCGGCGAGGGACAAGCTGGCCGCTACGTCCAGAGAGAGACAGCTTCAATTggagaggaaaaagaaagcTGCAGCATTTCTCAGTCAGATACAGTCTTCCGTATTACCAAAAACAACGGGAACAACAGTTCAATCTACAAGAAAGGACGACTCTGACGAAGTCCACTCACTGCCGTCGCCTACACCTTCTCCGTCTTTTGAAGATGGGAAGTCCTCCGACTCAAGAACCGGTGGTAACTCCTTGATGGACAGATTGAAGAGCGCAGACCTCACTGGCAAAAGGTCAAGGCCTCGGTCGAGGAGTCCTGATGGAAGCCGTAGTCACAGCGATAGGCAAAAGTATCACAAGAAgcacaagaaaaagaaaagcaccCACAGAAG CAGCCACGACAGTCCGAGCAGTTCCCGATCGCATCGGTCCAAGAAGAGCAAGAAATCCTCGTCAAAGCATAGATCCCGATCAAGGACGCCGTCTCGGAGGCACCACCACAGCGCGCGACGAAAGGGAAGCAATTCCTCCTACTCGGATTCGAGCTCGCCTTAA
- the Su(w[a]) gene encoding suppressor of white-apricot isoform X2, translating to MAASKSQRWMVDSGILRKKNGEEEPQELLVFGYSCKLFRDDDKAKMIDQGKHLIPWMGDNTLKIDRYDGRGALGDLRIYEPPPGGFDQRTILTEEELKVEQLCDEERYRSLYNSDIDDSVYHEEEMKRLHQALDSETAYSQVAYNYNEEGNGSKVACEDSQSPKQSEGSQEEDQAFVPPPELEIPDGISLPETQKLNAIITKTALFISRQGGQMEILIKAKQANNPQFSFLSIDGRLHPYYRFILDTIKSGKYNPEKQPEKEESEHEEGSSDQDDESYLHPSLAPSFTKIEAAPSIPSIQYKPSADCAYSMLVNKITGKPPPSKVPQLPETPIQPPAPALGYYHPMPGQGYNPYPAPVQYSHGPVVYGPNGQVQSTGPLAIVSVPPSVDMVAVHASTIEPPSPLVPYGSTPQKQLSRPSFIVPPADVQIVIDKMASYVAKNGRDFEAIVKNKGDPRFNFLELSHQYHGYYAHKLTIYEGAINPKVLTEEELLQKQEPLEEKQKKLEELQKKQQRMEEVQKRVKMIQAKKKCDTRTKQVAPGTKQITTVSFSIKKPKDGETGVIEKRSALPLEESDDELDNENKDGNSKPNSPQNSEQNSMPGSDKDAWRSDKKTRNEEKELVDLTDEILEDCQKEIRHKQAEDRIKDKLVAAARDKLAATSRERQLQLERKKKAAAFLSQIQSSVLPKTTGTTVQSTRKDDSDEVHSLPSPTPSPSFEDGKSSDSRTGGNSLMDRLKSADLTGKRSRPRSRSPDGSRSHSDRQKYHKKHKKKKSTHRSHDSPSSSRSHRSKKSKKSSSKHRSRSRTPSRRHHHSARRKGSNSSYSDSSSP from the exons ATGGCGGCATCGAAAAGTCAGCGTTGGATGGTTGATTCGGGGATCCTACGTAAAAAGAATGGAGAAGAGGAGCCGCAGGAGCTGTTGGTGTTTGGATATAGCtgcaaattatttcgagatGATGACAAGGCGAAAATGATTGATCAAGGAAAGCATTTGATACCATGGATGGGCGATAACACGTTGAAAATAGACAG ATACGATGGACGCGGAGCTCTGGGGGACTTAAGGATATACGAACCACCGCCAGGTGGGTTCGATCAGCGTACTATCCTTACGGAGGAAGAGCTTAAAGTGGAACAGCTATGCGACGAAGAACGGTATCGGTCTCTTTACAACAGCGACATAGACGATTCCGTGTACCATG aAGAGGAAATGAAACGACTGCATCAAGCATTGGATTCGGAAACCGCGTATAGTCAGGTAGCGTATAATTACAACGAGGAAGGAAACGGATCGAAAGTCGCATGCGAAGATTCCCAAAGTCCAAAACAGTCCGAGGGTTCCCAAGAAGAGGACCAGGCGTTCGTTCCACCACCCGAGCTGGAAATACCAGACGGTATTTCATTG CCGGAGACACAGAAACTAAATGCCATCATAACAAAAACAGCGTTGTTCATAAGTCGTCAAGGGGGCCAAATGGAGATCTTGATTAAAGCGAAGCAAGCAAACAATCCAcagttttcgtttttatcgatAGACGGACGCCTTCACCCGTATTACAGATTCATACTGGATACGATCAAGAGCGGAAAGTACAATCCCGAAAAGCAGCCTGAAAAAGAGGAATCCG AACACGAAGAAGGATCGTCGGATCAGGATGACGAATCGTATCTGCATCCGAGTCTGGCGCCATCGTTCACCAAGATCGAAGCG GCTCCAAGTATACCCAGCATACAATACAAACCATCCGCTGATTGCGCTTATTCGATGTTGGTGAATAAAATCACGGGGAAACCTCCACCCTCGAAGGTGCCGCAATTACCTGAAACACCTATTCAGCCACCGGCTCCTGCTCTCGGATATTATCATCCTATGCCTGGACAA gGTTACAATCCTTATCCTGCACCAGTACAGTATTCTCACGGTCCTGTGGTGTACGGACCAAACGGACAAGTGCAATCAACAGGTCCACTAGCTATCGTAAGCGTACCTCCGTCTGTTGACATGGTTGCGGTGCACGCATCGACAATAGAGCCACCTTCACCGTTGGTTCCTTATGGGTCCACGCCGCAGAAGCAATTGAGCAGACCTTCGTTCATCGTGCCGCCCGCGGACGTCCAGATAGTCATCGACAAAATGGCCAGTTACGTGGCAAAGAATGGCCGTGACTTCGAAGCGATAGTGAAAAACAAAGGTGACCCGAGGTTCAATTTCCTCGAGCTGTCGCATCAGTATCACGGCTATTACGCGCACAAGCTGACGATCTACGAAGGTGCTATAAATCCAAAGGTCCTTACGGAGGAGGAGTTACTACAGAAACAGGAGCCGCTCGAGGAAAAACAGAAGAAGCTGGAGGAGCTGCAGAAGAAGCAACAACGGATGGAGGAGGTTCAGAAGAGGGTGAAGATGATCCAGGCGAAAAAGAAGTGCGACACGAGGACGAAGCAGGTCGCACCAGGAACCAAGCAGATTACCACAGTGTCGTTTTCGATTAAGAAGCCGAAAGACGGCGAGACTGGGGTGATAGAGAAGAGGAGCGCCCTCCCGTTGGAGGAGAGCGATGACGAGTTGGACAACGAAAATAAAGATGGAAACTCGAAACCCAATTCGCCACAGAACAGTGAGCAGAATTCTATGCCCGGTTCGGACAAGGATGCCTGGCGGTCGGACAAGAAGACGAGGAACGAGGAGAAGGAACTGGTGGACCTCACGGATGAGATTCTCGAAGACTGTCAGAAGGAAATCAGGCACAAGCAAGCCGAGGACAGGATCAAAGACAAGCTGGTCGCAGCGGCGAGGGACAAGCTGGCCGCTACGTCCAGAGAGAGACAGCTTCAATTggagaggaaaaagaaagcTGCAGCATTTCTCAGTCAGATACAGTCTTCCGTATTACCAAAAACAACGGGAACAACAGTTCAATCTACAAGAAAGGACGACTCTGACGAAGTCCACTCACTGCCGTCGCCTACACCTTCTCCGTCTTTTGAAGATGGGAAGTCCTCCGACTCAAGAACCGGTGGTAACTCCTTGATGGACAGATTGAAGAGCGCAGACCTCACTGGCAAAAGGTCAAGGCCTCGGTCGAGGAGTCCTGATGGAAGCCGTAGTCACAGCGATAGGCAAAAGTATCACAAGAAgcacaagaaaaagaaaagcaccCACAGAAG CCACGACAGTCCGAGCAGTTCCCGATCGCATCGGTCCAAGAAGAGCAAGAAATCCTCGTCAAAGCATAGATCCCGATCAAGGACGCCGTCTCGGAGGCACCACCACAGCGCGCGACGAAAGGGAAGCAATTCCTCCTACTCGGATTCGAGCTCGCCTTAA